The Lasioglossum baleicum chromosome 12, iyLasBale1, whole genome shotgun sequence genome includes a region encoding these proteins:
- the LOC143214440 gene encoding mitochondrial coenzyme A diphosphatase NUDT8, which yields MKLYSLPLRCLQRVLPVESQRGLNASTLEYLKPEVVLSEQSRKSFIEKFKTRNSTKDLEKKKNRAAVLVPLCKHEGELGFLYTLRSTKLTSNRGQVSFPGGMYDDSDRNLEETAIRETWEELNIPREKIDVWTSGNMINKKDLHVLPVFGYIGEVDPKMLQINTNEVEEAFFLSLKNLCDPSQYRHTQFRNNYIMPTYLGGKHRVWGFTAVVTHLVLNVLVPDAYQHKLVFIPPVLPKNKDKIKGNVRPS from the exons ATGAAACTGTATTCTTTGCCTTTACGCTGCCTTCAGCGAGTTCTC CCGGTAGAATCGCAACGGGGCCTGAACGCGAGCACGCTCGAGTACCTGAAACCGGAAGTGGTCCTCAGCGAGCAGAGTCGGAAGTCGTTCATCGAGAAGTTCAAAACTCGCAATTCTACTAAGGATttggagaagaaaaaaaatcggGCCGCTGTTCTGGTTCCATTATGCAAGCACGAGGGCGAACTGGGTTTCCTGTACACTCTGAGGTCCACAAAACTGACCTCGAATCGGGGCCAGGTCTCGTTCCCTGGAGGTATGTACGACGATAGCGATCGAAACCTCGAAGAGACCGCGATTCGCGAGACATGGGAAGAGCTGAATATTCCGAGGGAGAAGATCGACGTCTGGACTTCCGGTAACATGATCAACAAGAAGGACCTTCACGTGCTGCCCGTGTTTGGGTACATCGGCGAGGTCGATCCGAAAATGCTTCAGATCAATACGAACGAGGTGGAGGAGGCTTTCTTTCTCAGCCTGAAGAACCTATGCGACCCGTCCCAATATCGACATACCCAGTTTCGAAACAATTACATTATGCCGACTTATTTGGGCGGGAAACACCGTGTGTGGGGTTTTACCGCAGTAGTCACACACCTGGTTCTAAACGTTCTCGTACCTGACGCTTACCAGCACAAACTTGTGTTTATACCACCAGTTCTGCCAAAAAACAAGGACAAGATCAAGGGTAATGTTCGTCCTTCGTGA